One genomic segment of Nonomuraea coxensis DSM 45129 includes these proteins:
- a CDS encoding sugar phosphate isomerase/epimerase family protein, translating to MTRPVTLFTGQWADLPFEEVCRLAAEWGYDGLEIACSGDHFEVDKAIADPSYVEQKRAQLDKHGLKMWTISNHLVGQAVCDNPIDERHKGILPARIWGEGDPESVRQAAAEEMKDTARAAALLGVDTVVGFTGSSIWHTVAMFPPVPASVIDAGYQDFADRWNPILDVFDEVGVRFAHEVHPSEIAYDYYTTVRALEAVGNRPAFGLNWDPSHMVWQDIDPVNFILDFKDRIYHVDCKDTRMRVGDGRRGRLSSHLAWADMRRGWDFVSTGRGDVPWEDCFRALNAIGYDGPISVEWEDAGMDRLDGAREAVGYIRTLNSITPPATAFDAAFSTE from the coding sequence ATGACCCGACCAGTCACGCTGTTCACCGGGCAGTGGGCGGACCTGCCGTTCGAGGAGGTGTGCCGGCTCGCGGCCGAGTGGGGCTACGACGGGCTGGAGATCGCCTGCTCGGGCGACCACTTCGAGGTGGACAAGGCGATCGCCGACCCGTCGTACGTCGAGCAGAAGCGCGCCCAGCTCGACAAGCACGGCCTGAAGATGTGGACGATCTCCAACCACCTGGTGGGCCAGGCCGTCTGCGACAACCCGATCGACGAGCGGCACAAGGGCATCCTGCCGGCCCGCATCTGGGGCGAGGGCGACCCCGAGTCGGTGCGTCAGGCGGCGGCCGAGGAGATGAAGGACACGGCGCGGGCCGCCGCGCTGCTCGGCGTGGACACGGTGGTGGGTTTCACCGGCTCGTCCATCTGGCACACGGTCGCGATGTTCCCGCCGGTGCCGGCCTCGGTGATCGACGCCGGCTACCAGGACTTCGCCGACCGCTGGAACCCGATCCTCGACGTCTTCGACGAGGTCGGCGTGCGCTTCGCCCACGAGGTGCACCCGAGCGAGATCGCCTACGACTACTACACGACGGTCCGGGCGCTGGAGGCGGTCGGCAACCGGCCGGCGTTCGGGCTCAACTGGGACCCGTCGCACATGGTGTGGCAGGACATCGACCCGGTGAACTTCATCCTCGACTTCAAGGACCGCATCTACCACGTCGACTGCAAGGACACCCGGATGCGCGTCGGCGACGGCCGCCGCGGCCGGCTGTCGTCGCACCTGGCCTGGGCCGACATGCGGCGCGGCTGGGACTTCGTCTCGACCGGGCGCGGCGACGTGCCCTGGGAGGACTGTTTCCGGGCGCTCAACGCGATCGGCTACGACGGGCCGATCTCCGTCGAGTGGGAGGACGCCGGCATGGACCGGCTGGACGGCGCGCGTGAGGCGGTGGGCTACATCCGTACGCTCAACTCCATCACGCCGCCGGCCACCGCCTTCGACGCGGCCTTCTCGACCGAGTGA
- a CDS encoding Gfo/Idh/MocA family protein — MSDKTTIGVGMIGYAFMGRVHSQAWRSVGAFFDLPLAPRMAAICGRSKERTEAAAAQLGWAAAETDWRALIERDDVQIVDICTPGDSHAEIAVAALAAGKHVLCEKPLANTVAEAEAMVRAAAAAPSSVKSMVAFNYRRVPAIALARRYVEEGRLGEIRHVRAQYLQDWIVDPEFPLVWRLQKDKAGAGALGDIGSHIVDAAEYVTGQQVVGVSGLTETFVKRRPLAGESAGLGASRAESTGEVTVDDAALFIGRLSGGALASFEATRFATGRKNAMRLEINGGLGSLAFDFESMNELWVSEGGGGFERILVTEPDHPYAGAWWPPGHGLGYEHTFTHEIKDFLEAVATGADPSPSFADGLRVQRVLEAVERSAADGGRYTNVED, encoded by the coding sequence ATGTCAGACAAGACCACCATCGGCGTGGGCATGATCGGCTACGCGTTCATGGGCCGCGTCCACTCCCAAGCCTGGCGGAGCGTAGGGGCCTTCTTCGACCTGCCGCTGGCGCCGCGCATGGCGGCGATCTGCGGCCGGTCGAAGGAGCGCACCGAGGCGGCGGCCGCGCAGCTCGGCTGGGCCGCCGCCGAGACCGACTGGCGCGCGCTCATCGAGCGGGACGACGTGCAGATCGTGGACATCTGCACGCCCGGTGACTCGCACGCCGAGATCGCCGTGGCCGCGCTCGCCGCCGGCAAGCACGTGCTCTGCGAGAAGCCGCTGGCCAACACCGTCGCCGAGGCGGAGGCGATGGTGCGGGCCGCCGCCGCCGCGCCGTCCTCGGTCAAGAGCATGGTGGCCTTCAACTACCGGCGGGTTCCCGCGATCGCGCTGGCCCGCCGGTACGTCGAGGAGGGCCGGCTCGGCGAGATCCGGCACGTGCGCGCCCAATACCTCCAGGACTGGATCGTCGATCCCGAGTTCCCGCTGGTGTGGCGGCTGCAGAAGGACAAGGCGGGCGCGGGCGCGCTCGGCGACATCGGCTCGCACATCGTGGACGCCGCCGAGTACGTCACCGGCCAGCAGGTCGTCGGCGTCTCGGGGCTGACCGAGACCTTCGTCAAGCGCCGGCCGCTCGCGGGCGAGTCGGCCGGGCTCGGCGCGTCGCGGGCCGAGTCCACGGGCGAGGTCACGGTCGACGACGCCGCGCTGTTCATCGGCCGGCTGTCGGGCGGGGCGCTCGCCTCCTTCGAGGCCACCAGGTTCGCCACCGGGCGCAAGAACGCCATGCGCCTGGAGATCAACGGCGGGCTCGGCAGCCTCGCCTTCGACTTCGAGTCGATGAACGAGCTGTGGGTCTCCGAGGGCGGCGGCGGGTTCGAGCGCATCCTGGTCACCGAGCCCGACCACCCGTACGCCGGCGCCTGGTGGCCGCCCGGCCACGGCCTCGGCTACGAGCACACCTTCACCCACGAGATCAAGGACTTCCTGGAGGCCGTCGCCACCGGCGCCGACCCGTCGCCCTCCTTCGCCGACGGGCTGCGGGTGCAGCGGGTGCTGGAGGCGGTCGAGCGCAGCGCGGCCGACGGCGGCCGTTACACGAACGTGGAGGATTGA
- a CDS encoding ABC transporter substrate-binding protein: protein MSENVARRGFLVGGLGGAALLAAGCTSNEPAAAPSSAAAAPAPAASGNDQPGTKVTIGFSAPAADHGWIAAIAKNAEATAKQYSDIDFKPVEPTNDINQQISAVESLIAQKVNALVILPNDGQQLNQVALQATEAGIPVINLDRVFPDKLAYRTWIGGDNYGMGVAAGHFIGKQLKDKGVSNPVIVEIQGIATLPLTQDRSKGFADALKTYGFSVTAKQDAKFTVETGNQVATSLLQAHKKIDAMWNHDDDQGVGVLAAIKEAGRDEFVMVGGAGSLNAMKEIQSGTSVLKATVTYSPTMASSAIRLARLVAQGKGMSDLVENSVPQSITLASETITKDNVEKYLELGFES from the coding sequence ATGAGTGAGAACGTCGCGCGCAGGGGATTCCTCGTCGGCGGGCTCGGCGGAGCCGCACTGCTCGCCGCCGGCTGCACCAGCAACGAGCCCGCAGCGGCGCCCAGCAGCGCCGCGGCGGCCCCCGCCCCCGCCGCGAGCGGCAACGACCAGCCCGGCACCAAGGTCACCATCGGCTTCTCCGCGCCCGCGGCCGACCACGGCTGGATCGCCGCGATCGCCAAGAACGCCGAGGCCACCGCCAAGCAGTACAGCGACATCGACTTCAAGCCGGTCGAGCCGACCAACGACATCAACCAGCAGATCTCCGCGGTCGAGTCGCTGATCGCGCAGAAGGTGAACGCCCTGGTCATCCTGCCGAACGACGGCCAGCAGCTCAACCAGGTCGCCCTGCAGGCGACCGAGGCCGGCATCCCGGTGATCAACCTGGACCGCGTCTTCCCCGACAAGCTGGCCTACCGTACGTGGATCGGCGGCGACAACTACGGCATGGGCGTGGCGGCCGGCCACTTCATCGGCAAGCAGCTCAAGGACAAGGGCGTGTCGAACCCGGTGATCGTCGAGATCCAGGGCATCGCCACGCTGCCGCTCACCCAGGACCGCAGCAAGGGCTTCGCCGACGCGCTGAAGACGTACGGGTTCAGCGTGACGGCCAAGCAGGACGCCAAGTTCACGGTCGAGACCGGCAACCAGGTGGCGACGTCGCTGCTGCAGGCGCACAAGAAGATCGACGCCATGTGGAACCACGACGACGACCAGGGCGTGGGCGTGCTCGCCGCGATCAAGGAGGCGGGCCGCGACGAGTTCGTCATGGTCGGCGGCGCCGGCTCGCTGAACGCGATGAAGGAGATCCAGTCGGGCACCTCGGTGCTCAAGGCCACCGTCACCTACAGCCCTACCATGGCCTCCTCGGCGATCAGGCTGGCTCGCTTGGTCGCGCAGGGGAAGGGGATGAGTGATCTCGTGGAGAACTCGGTTCCGCAGTCCATCACGCTCGCTTCCGAGACCATCACCAAGGACAACGTCGAGAAATACCTGGAACTCGGCTTCGAATCCTGA
- a CDS encoding ABC transporter permease has protein sequence MSEPTTDHRAAGVAALAPTRRLGEMRHLGLLVALAILVVVGLVTRPENFATTSNLVSILSLAATIGVITVGATFVIIGGGIDLSVGAVMALASVWATTLATQSYGPWVMAICAILVGTGAGLVSGWLIAYGRLVPFIATLAMLVAARGLAQRMSDRRTQLVQPDNAALVELSTTRVLGVPLLVYIFALVVALGWVVLNRTTFGRRTYAVGGNPEAARLAGIDVRRHTMLLYALSGLCCGIAAILIMARTTTGSSTHGDLYELDAIAAVIIGGTLLTGGRGTIIGSILGLLIFTLITNLFILNGLDTSDQLIAKGLIIVVAVLLQRRNLKERAP, from the coding sequence ATGAGCGAGCCCACGACGGACCACCGCGCGGCGGGGGTGGCGGCGCTCGCGCCCACGCGCCGCCTGGGCGAGATGCGCCACCTCGGCCTGCTGGTGGCGCTGGCGATCCTGGTGGTGGTCGGCCTGGTGACCAGGCCGGAGAACTTCGCCACCACCTCCAACCTGGTCAGCATCCTGTCGCTGGCCGCCACGATCGGCGTCATCACGGTCGGCGCGACGTTCGTCATCATCGGCGGCGGCATCGACCTGTCGGTGGGCGCGGTCATGGCGCTGGCCTCGGTGTGGGCGACGACGCTGGCCACGCAGTCGTACGGGCCGTGGGTCATGGCCATCTGCGCGATCCTCGTCGGCACCGGGGCGGGGCTGGTCAGCGGATGGCTGATCGCCTACGGGCGGCTGGTGCCGTTCATCGCCACGCTGGCCATGCTCGTGGCCGCGCGCGGCCTGGCCCAGCGGATGTCGGACCGCAGGACCCAGCTCGTCCAGCCCGACAACGCCGCCCTCGTCGAGCTGTCGACCACGCGGGTGCTCGGCGTCCCGCTGCTGGTCTACATCTTCGCCCTGGTCGTGGCGCTCGGATGGGTGGTGCTCAACCGCACCACGTTCGGGCGGCGGACGTACGCGGTGGGCGGCAACCCCGAGGCCGCCCGCCTGGCCGGCATCGACGTGCGCCGGCACACCATGCTGCTCTACGCGCTGTCCGGGCTGTGCTGCGGGATCGCCGCCATCCTCATCATGGCCAGGACCACCACGGGCTCGTCCACGCACGGCGATCTGTACGAGCTGGACGCCATCGCCGCCGTGATCATCGGCGGCACGCTGCTCACCGGAGGCCGGGGGACGATCATCGGTTCCATCCTGGGCCTGCTGATCTTCACCCTCATCACCAACCTGTTCATCCTCAACGGCCTCGACACCAGCGACCAGCTGATCGCGAAGGGCCTGATCATCGTCGTCGCCGTCCTTCTCCAGCGACGGAACCTGAAGGAGAGAGCACCATGA
- a CDS encoding sugar ABC transporter ATP-binding protein, whose translation MLVIKGIVKQFPGVRALDGVDLDVRAGEVHCLLGQNGAGKSTLIKVLAGAHQPDEGTIVLNGEQVRPASPIDAIKLGIATIYQELDLVDGLSVAENIFLGHEHARLGFVNRAADHKAARAVLERLGHPEIRPSAEVGRLSPAAKQVVSMARALSHDARLIIMDEPSAALAHDEVANLFRIIRELTAQGVAVVYISHRLEEIREIGDRVTVLKDGRTVAVGLPARDTPTARIVSLMTGRNVEYVFPPRGGRTFGEEVLRVENLSAPGVFSGVSFSVRAGEIVGLAGLVGSGRSEILEAVYGARPAAGRVLLGGRPAGRGVVGAVRHGMGLAPEERKAQALLLDQSVTANITLGSLPGFARFGWLDRKRERAEAQRLSDLLDIRPPDPERPIRTLSGGNQQKAVLARWLLGGRRLLLLDEPTRGVDVGARAELYAVIHDLAERGIGVLLVSSEVPEVLGLADRVLVLREGSVIHEGDAAELDEHRILDMIMNGRAA comes from the coding sequence ATGCTGGTCATCAAGGGCATCGTCAAACAGTTCCCCGGCGTGCGCGCGCTGGACGGCGTCGACCTCGACGTACGGGCGGGCGAGGTGCACTGCCTGCTCGGCCAGAACGGCGCCGGGAAGTCCACCCTGATCAAGGTCCTGGCCGGCGCGCACCAGCCGGACGAGGGCACCATCGTCCTCAACGGCGAACAGGTGCGCCCCGCCAGTCCCATCGACGCCATCAAGCTCGGCATCGCCACCATCTACCAGGAGCTCGACCTGGTCGACGGGCTCAGCGTGGCCGAGAACATCTTCCTCGGCCACGAGCACGCCCGGCTCGGCTTCGTCAACCGCGCCGCGGACCACAAGGCCGCCCGCGCGGTCCTGGAACGCCTCGGCCACCCCGAGATCCGCCCGTCGGCCGAGGTGGGCCGGCTGTCCCCGGCGGCCAAGCAGGTCGTGTCGATGGCGCGGGCCCTCTCCCACGACGCCCGGCTCATCATCATGGACGAGCCGTCGGCCGCCCTCGCCCACGACGAGGTCGCCAACCTCTTCCGCATCATCCGCGAGCTGACCGCCCAGGGCGTCGCCGTCGTCTACATCTCCCACCGCCTGGAGGAGATCCGCGAGATCGGCGACCGGGTGACGGTGCTGAAGGACGGCCGTACGGTCGCCGTCGGCCTGCCCGCCCGCGACACGCCCACCGCGCGGATCGTCTCCCTCATGACCGGCCGCAACGTCGAGTACGTCTTCCCGCCGCGCGGCGGGCGCACGTTCGGCGAGGAGGTGCTGCGGGTGGAGAACCTGAGCGCGCCGGGCGTCTTCTCCGGCGTGTCGTTCTCGGTCCGGGCGGGGGAGATCGTGGGGCTGGCCGGGCTCGTCGGCTCGGGACGCTCGGAGATCCTGGAGGCCGTCTACGGAGCCCGCCCCGCCGCCGGCAGGGTGCTGCTCGGCGGGCGACCGGCCGGGCGCGGGGTGGTCGGCGCCGTACGCCACGGCATGGGGCTCGCACCCGAGGAGCGCAAGGCCCAGGCCCTGCTCCTCGACCAGAGCGTCACCGCCAACATCACGCTCGGCAGCCTGCCCGGCTTCGCCAGGTTCGGCTGGCTCGACCGCAAGCGGGAACGGGCCGAGGCCCAGCGCCTGTCCGACCTGCTGGACATCCGGCCGCCCGACCCCGAACGCCCGATCCGCACCCTGTCGGGCGGCAACCAGCAGAAGGCCGTGCTGGCCCGCTGGCTGCTCGGCGGGCGCAGGCTCCTGCTGCTCGACGAGCCCACCCGCGGGGTGGACGTCGGCGCGCGGGCCGAGCTCTACGCCGTCATCCACGACCTGGCCGAACGCGGCATCGGCGTGCTGCTGGTCTCCAGCGAGGTGCCCGAGGTGCTGGGCCTCGCCGACCGGGTGCTGGTGCTGCGCGAGGGGTCGGTCATCCACGAGGGCGACGCCGCGGAACTCGACGAGCACCGGATCCTCGACATGATCATGAATGGGAGGGCGGCCTGA